In the Populus trichocarpa isolate Nisqually-1 chromosome 1, P.trichocarpa_v4.1, whole genome shotgun sequence genome, one interval contains:
- the LOC7465050 gene encoding L10-interacting MYB domain-containing protein, whose translation MGMRPNTHFDKTGWKFLITSFKEQTGHAFTKTQLKNKWDGCKKDWRIWNKLVSETGVGWNSELGTIAASDEWWKQKIQEIRGAKKFRHVGIEPSLKNKFDRMYSNIVATGAYTWAPSSGVPAGSDVDPGTSNADIAHDGLEEGSGDSEEDVIPDFQTDMARMVGGINMSNSSNTTSGGKRKERDHYDVRGRKKKTAGIGVQLLSRCNHLLESMSTKSDSTSLNMDRKGCSIREVMDELHSTPGVSIEDEFHDFATEYLSLRRKREMWASMGDKQQKLRWLQRMYARTKRA comes from the exons ATGGGAATGAGACCTAATACTCATTTCGATAAAACGGGGTGGAAATTTCTTATAAcatcattcaaagaacaaactgGCCATGCATTCACTAAAACacagttgaaaaacaaatgggatggaTGCAAAAAGGATTGGAGGATATGGAATAAGCTGGTTTCTGAAACTGGTGTTGGCTGGAATAGTGAGTTAGGCACAATTGCAGCTAGCGATGAGTGgtggaaacaaaaaattcag gAAATTAGAGGAGCCAAAAAATTCAGACATGTCGGTATTGAGCCGtctttgaagaataaatttgacCGAATGTATTCCAACATTGTCGCAACTGGAGCGTATACATGGGCTCCTTCATCAGGTGTACCTGCTGGTAGTGATGTCGATCCTGGTACAAGCAATGCCGACATTGCTCATGATGGTTTGGAAGAGGGCAGTGGTGATTCGGAGGAAGATGTGATTCCAGATTTCCAGACTGACATGGCTCGAATGGTTGGAGGGATAAATATGTCTAACAGCAGCAACACAACAAGCggtggcaaaagaaaagaacgagATCATTATGATGTGCgaggtagaaagaagaaaacagctGGAATTGGTGTTCAGCTGCTGTCAAGGTGCAATCATCTACTTGAGAGTATGTCGACTAAGAGTGATTCGACTTCTTTGAATATGGATCGCAAAGGTTGTAGTATTCGCGAGGTGATGGATGAGCTGCACTCAACTCCTGGAGTTTCAATTGAAGATGAGTTTCATGACTTCGCTACGGAGTATCTCAgtttaagaaggaaaagagaaatgtgGGCCAGTATGGGTGATAAGCAACAGAAGTTGAGATGGTTGCAACGAATGTATGCACGAACTAAACGTGCTTAG
- the LOC7465049 gene encoding LYR motif-containing protein At3g19508, with amino-acid sequence MQKALRVYGQVLRLVRRLPKDSRPYYAKYARENFVNYRDVEVSDTQFLDELFLRAYNHSLWVLNKYSVDESTANKLKEICCG; translated from the exons ATGCAGAAAGCATTGAGAGTGTATGGACAGGTTCTTCGGCTAGTGAGGCGGTTACCAAAGGACTCAAGGCCTTATTACGCTAAATACGCCCGCGAAAACTTCGTCAACTACAGAGATGTCGAAGTCAGTGACACACAATTCCTCGACGAGCTCTTCCTTCGAGCATATAACCACTCCCTATGGGTTCTCaacaag TATTCGGTCGATGAATCAACTGCCAATAAGCTAAAGGAAATTTGTTGCGGCTGA